The Deltaproteobacteria bacterium genome window below encodes:
- a CDS encoding AMP-binding protein produces the protein MLAEQLRHWAEKQPDKTALQLRDSEGAYSTISYRDLYQNCLKLKLKLESMGYKPGDRISVYGDNSPDWVISYIAVHFAGVILVPLDALLGPQDIFNFLSFSEAKAVITDQSHIDKLKEELTTRGSDIEVIPMESIVNGSEEKRSGEPHIPDPDDLVAILFTSGTTGTPKGVQLSNNNVFGNVRAILKSVDVRPRDNILNILPLHHGYSSIVALLSPLWAGATVTFSESIKSTDLIACIRETKVTIFPGVPRLFELLYNEIDSRVRRLPLLQKTLFKSMFKISEFSWKSINVRLGKLFFGQIHEPFGGQFRFFTSGGAKLDPKIYSSFLSLGFKIAEGYGLTETSAVSTLTSPDNPNPGSAGKPLPGVEIRIDNPEESGTGEVCIRGPNVTRGYYKNESATNELIRNGWLFSGDLGRLDSGNNLFITGRAKEVIVLPSGKNIYPEDVENLYKKSSLIKELCVIPSKSDSGSIKGLGMVVVPDMKEARDRDVLDIRERIRTTISMTGSSLPSYMQISEVLIYTDELPKTRLGKFRRGEIEEIAAELKAGEQPRETFLTPKAIELLNKPEALRFLKHFTEITEVEGPFHPSDDLTLDLGLDSLTLVEITALLEKEFGVLITERDISDIRTIGDILKRLPESQPTITEEDRNLKTLFEREETESIDDIFNLNRGIFKRAAMRIIQILVRVIVKITFRASIKKVNKIPRNKAVLICPNHQSFIDPVLIFALLPGDMLEKLLFTGFGEYFSKPPLSWIVHPLRVILTGTSRTYADSLRLASQGLRRGMSVCIFPEGARTSTGSIMEPRIGTGLLSVETNTPIIPIYIDGATKTLSPVNPDLNFPKVTLTVMDPIEPAVGKKDAKDLYQETVNKWMEEMKRIEENTGR, from the coding sequence ATGCTCGCTGAACAACTCCGGCACTGGGCCGAGAAACAGCCCGATAAGACAGCCCTACAGCTAAGGGACTCCGAAGGCGCATATTCCACAATCAGCTACCGCGACCTATACCAAAATTGTCTCAAGCTAAAATTAAAACTGGAGTCTATGGGATATAAACCGGGCGATCGTATTTCGGTATATGGCGACAACTCTCCCGACTGGGTTATATCTTACATCGCTGTCCACTTCGCAGGCGTTATTCTGGTACCGCTTGACGCCCTGCTCGGCCCTCAGGATATTTTCAATTTTCTGAGTTTCTCGGAGGCAAAAGCCGTAATAACCGACCAATCGCATATAGATAAACTCAAAGAAGAATTAACGACAAGAGGCTCAGATATTGAAGTCATCCCTATGGAATCGATAGTTAACGGGTCCGAAGAAAAGCGATCAGGCGAGCCTCATATACCGGACCCGGATGATCTGGTAGCCATATTGTTTACCTCCGGCACTACAGGGACTCCAAAAGGCGTTCAGTTATCGAACAATAATGTTTTCGGCAACGTAAGGGCAATATTGAAATCAGTCGATGTGAGGCCACGGGACAACATCTTAAATATTCTTCCTCTTCATCACGGATACTCATCTATAGTAGCCTTACTGTCCCCTCTTTGGGCAGGCGCTACCGTTACATTTTCAGAGTCAATTAAAAGCACCGACCTGATTGCATGTATAAGAGAAACAAAAGTCACAATTTTCCCTGGAGTGCCGAGGTTATTCGAGCTTCTGTATAACGAAATAGACAGCAGAGTGAGACGCTTGCCTTTGCTGCAAAAGACTTTATTTAAAAGTATGTTCAAAATATCGGAATTCAGCTGGAAATCAATAAATGTGAGATTGGGAAAATTGTTTTTCGGACAAATTCACGAACCGTTCGGCGGGCAATTTCGTTTTTTTACATCAGGGGGCGCCAAGCTCGACCCTAAAATATATAGCAGCTTTCTCAGCCTCGGTTTCAAGATAGCCGAGGGATACGGACTCACCGAAACCTCCGCTGTTTCGACACTGACGTCGCCTGATAACCCCAATCCGGGAAGCGCGGGAAAACCGCTGCCGGGGGTTGAAATCAGGATCGATAACCCGGAGGAGTCCGGAACGGGAGAGGTATGCATAAGAGGACCGAATGTCACTAGAGGCTATTACAAGAACGAGAGCGCTACTAACGAACTGATAAGAAACGGGTGGCTTTTTTCCGGGGATCTGGGGAGATTGGATTCGGGGAATAATCTCTTTATTACCGGAAGGGCCAAAGAGGTGATAGTTCTTCCCTCGGGCAAGAATATATATCCTGAGGATGTGGAAAACCTGTATAAAAAGAGCTCACTCATAAAGGAGCTTTGCGTCATACCCTCGAAGTCGGACTCCGGCAGCATTAAAGGTCTCGGCATGGTAGTAGTCCCCGACATGAAAGAGGCAAGAGACAGAGACGTTCTTGATATACGGGAAAGAATACGTACTACCATCTCAATGACGGGGTCGAGCCTGCCCTCATATATGCAGATATCCGAGGTTCTTATTTACACTGACGAACTGCCGAAGACAAGATTGGGCAAGTTCAGGAGAGGTGAAATTGAGGAGATAGCAGCCGAGCTAAAGGCGGGCGAGCAACCGAGGGAAACATTCCTCACACCCAAGGCGATAGAGCTCCTGAACAAGCCCGAAGCCCTAAGATTCCTGAAACACTTTACCGAGATAACCGAAGTCGAGGGACCTTTTCATCCGAGCGACGACCTCACACTGGACCTCGGACTCGATTCCCTTACGCTTGTCGAGATCACAGCTTTACTTGAAAAGGAGTTCGGAGTTTTGATAACGGAAAGAGACATTTCAGACATCCGCACAATCGGGGACATACTCAAAAGACTACCCGAATCACAACCGACAATTACTGAAGAAGATAGAAATCTAAAAACTTTATTCGAACGGGAAGAAACCGAATCAATAGATGATATTTTTAATTTGAACCGGGGCATTTTTAAAAGAGCGGCTATGAGAATAATACAGATCCTGGTCAGGGTAATCGTAAAAATCACATTCAGGGCCAGCATCAAAAAAGTTAACAAGATACCTAGGAATAAAGCGGTTTTGATATGTCCCAACCACCAGAGCTTCATAGATCCTGTACTGATTTTTGCCCTTCTGCCCGGCGACATGCTTGAAAAACTTCTTTTCACAGGCTTCGGCGAGTACTTTAGCAAGCCCCCGCTTTCCTGGATCGTGCATCCCTTGAGAGTAATACTGACGGGTACCAGCAGAACGTACGCCGACTCCCTGAGACTGGCGTCACAGGGGCTGAGACGCGGCATGTCCGTCTGCATCTTTCCGGAGGGGGCGCGCACGAGTACCGGAAGTATAATGGAGCCCAGGATAGGGACGGGTTTATTGAGCGTGGAAACAAACACTCCTATCATTCCGATTTATATCGACGGCGCAACCAAAACACTCTCCCCCGTAAACCCCGATCTTAATTTCCCGAAGGTGACTCTTACCGTGATGGACCCGATAGAACCCGCAGTGGGTAAAAAGGACGCAAAGGATTTATATCAGGAGACTGTTAACAAGTGGATGGAAGAGATGAAAAGAATTGAAGAGAACACGGGGCGATAA
- a CDS encoding SDR family oxidoreductase, which translates to MSKIEPGNSRVLVLGASGYVGARLVPELLNSGYSVRACSRSIDKLEKRPWSNKKNLELAEFDIFDEDSLINVTQGCDAAYYLIHSMNPNKEDFAEADRKAAQNMVKVAERCGLKRIIYLGGLGDKDTTISKHLLSRIEVGEILQSGKVPTTVFRAAMIIGAGSASFEILRYLVERLPIMITPKWVRIESQPIAIRNALYYLVKCLKTESTTGNSYDIGGPKVLSYQSLMHTYSREAGLSRRWIIPAPVLTPKLSSYWIHLVTPINAAIARPLAQGLSSKVVCLENRIHNEISQDLLDCRQAIKLALDEAQHNLVKDINEQTDVIPPPEWTYPGDDAWAGGKVFEDHRVVRIKASPQQVWQPLLNIGGRNGWYYADWLWKLRGSIDNLIGGVGMRQGRTDPHHLNEGDMVDFWRIKEVRNYKRLLLKAEMKLPGSAILDFSILPKEDGTVELHQIARFIPRGLGGILYWYSVSPLHHLIFNGMLTRIAKSVGKPMIKGPVVYIHEPL; encoded by the coding sequence ATGTCAAAAATCGAACCTGGGAATTCACGAGTACTGGTTCTCGGAGCCTCAGGTTATGTAGGCGCGAGACTCGTTCCGGAGCTCCTCAACAGCGGTTATTCGGTTAGAGCATGCAGCAGGTCTATCGATAAACTTGAAAAAAGACCCTGGAGTAACAAAAAAAATCTTGAGTTGGCCGAGTTTGATATATTTGATGAGGACTCGTTAATAAATGTAACTCAGGGCTGCGACGCCGCATATTATCTTATTCATTCGATGAACCCGAACAAAGAGGATTTTGCGGAAGCGGATAGAAAAGCAGCTCAGAACATGGTTAAGGTTGCCGAGCGATGCGGATTAAAGAGAATAATATATCTCGGCGGGCTGGGCGACAAGGATACGACAATCAGTAAACACCTTCTGTCCCGAATTGAAGTGGGGGAAATACTGCAATCGGGAAAAGTTCCGACAACCGTTTTTCGGGCGGCAATGATCATAGGAGCGGGAAGCGCGTCATTCGAGATACTTAGGTATCTCGTAGAACGCCTGCCAATCATGATAACCCCGAAGTGGGTCCGTATAGAATCTCAGCCGATAGCGATAAGAAACGCTTTGTATTACCTGGTTAAATGTTTGAAGACGGAATCCACAACGGGAAATTCATACGACATCGGAGGCCCGAAAGTCCTGAGCTATCAGAGTCTTATGCATACATACTCCAGGGAAGCGGGTCTGTCGAGGAGATGGATTATTCCCGCTCCGGTTCTAACGCCAAAATTGAGCTCATACTGGATTCATCTGGTAACACCGATTAACGCAGCGATTGCCAGACCCCTGGCTCAGGGTTTAAGCAGTAAAGTGGTTTGTCTTGAGAACAGAATACACAATGAAATATCGCAGGATTTGCTGGATTGCAGACAAGCGATAAAGCTCGCTCTCGACGAGGCGCAGCATAATTTAGTGAAAGATATTAACGAACAAACTGACGTTATTCCCCCGCCTGAATGGACTTATCCGGGAGACGACGCCTGGGCCGGCGGCAAGGTTTTTGAAGACCACCGAGTAGTCAGAATCAAGGCAAGCCCACAGCAGGTTTGGCAGCCTCTGTTAAATATCGGAGGTAGAAATGGATGGTACTATGCGGATTGGCTCTGGAAACTAAGAGGCTCAATAGACAATCTGATCGGCGGTGTCGGAATGAGACAAGGAAGGACCGACCCTCATCATCTTAATGAAGGGGACATGGTGGATTTCTGGCGAATAAAGGAAGTCAGGAACTATAAAAGGCTCTTATTAAAAGCCGAGATGAAATTACCCGGGAGCGCGATTCTGGACTTCTCTATTCTTCCAAAGGAAGACGGGACCGTGGAGCTTCATCAAATTGCAAGATTTATTCCCCGCGGCCTGGGCGGCATATTATACTGGTATTCTGTATCCCCTCTTCACCATCTGATATTCAACGGCATGCTCACCAGGATTGCTAAGTCGGTAGGGAAGCCCATGATCAAAGGCCCGGTTGTATATATTCACGAGCCGCTATGA
- a CDS encoding nitroreductase family protein — translation MELYEVMRTAFAAREFTKDPISDSTLYKILDNARFAPSGGNRQGWRVIIIREKKTRKALADLAAPAAKRYAAQLEAGENPWNTIVPSKVDSETIDSIPAPTHLTKIYLDAALVLVVCVDLRVVASVDQNLTRIGVVSGASIYPFVWNILLAARNEGYGGNITTLAISREPELRELLGIPDHFAVSAIIPLGKPLRQLTRLKRNPVSSFAVNGHWSGRPLTENGHD, via the coding sequence ATGGAACTTTATGAGGTAATGCGCACGGCTTTTGCCGCGAGAGAATTTACCAAAGATCCTATATCCGATTCCACTCTCTACAAAATTCTCGATAACGCGCGTTTCGCTCCAAGCGGTGGAAACAGACAGGGATGGCGTGTGATTATTATACGAGAGAAGAAAACGAGGAAGGCTCTGGCTGACCTGGCCGCGCCCGCCGCGAAGAGATACGCGGCACAGCTGGAGGCGGGTGAAAACCCCTGGAATACCATAGTCCCGTCAAAGGTCGATTCCGAGACGATAGATTCCATTCCGGCCCCGACCCATTTAACAAAAATATATTTGGATGCTGCTTTAGTGCTGGTTGTGTGTGTTGATCTCAGGGTTGTCGCTTCTGTGGATCAGAACCTCACTCGAATCGGCGTAGTCAGCGGGGCTTCTATTTATCCTTTTGTCTGGAATATCCTGCTTGCTGCTCGAAACGAGGGATATGGCGGTAATATAACTACCTTAGCTATTTCCCGTGAACCGGAATTACGAGAGCTTCTTGGCATCCCGGATCATTTCGCGGTAAGCGCAATTATACCGCTCGGTAAACCTCTAAGGCAGCTCACACGGTTAAAGCGTAACCCGGTTTCCTCATTCGCCGTTAATGGACACTGGAGCGGCAGACCCTTGACTGAAAACGGTCATGATTAA
- a CDS encoding helix-turn-helix domain-containing protein yields the protein MYQDRLWDMRQLMEAYPAFKEWGVRWLVRHRRIPVVRIGRRIYFDPEDINRWVEKNKISELGDENA from the coding sequence ATGTATCAAGATAGACTTTGGGATATGAGGCAATTAATGGAAGCATATCCAGCTTTCAAAGAATGGGGTGTACGTTGGCTTGTCCGTCATAGACGTATACCTGTAGTGAGAATAGGTCGACGTATATACTTCGACCCAGAAGATATCAATCGCTGGGTTGAAAAAAATAAAATTTCCGAACTAGGAGATGAAAATGCCTAA
- a CDS encoding AAA family ATPase, whose amino-acid sequence MPKKIKSPSAKLRLKKTHIKFILSRVKSKENKLAIQFATLFRGREDAWGRLRGGCVREELNKSHYLRHLNGEESLGIYPVLDDGNCYFALFDLDFRSDPNAKKRAKKEARRLYIKLSQIGFKPMLEISKSGLVHVWVLFSEPVPARKVRVIFRTIANMLNLPIRDGHVEVFPKQDSITPPGVGHYINLPYFGTLTREPENRVMVDFKYFRPLGFEKYLKIARENRTSRETLDNAYNKLVPKTSHTWADRKEMIIEILSGNWSEGQRQNLALYFAGFARKHNISWADTREIILGAASNCGDDETRQRLDAIKSTYNKKLKDASIKGYTGLQEILSSDKLKELTELVKSRQYTNYDLKPTPLRDFMGYEPPTIRWIVDKMIVEGSLVLLVGKPKLGKSIFALNIGLSVAQGELFLQNATTRGKVLYLALEDRPRLINKRLWQILQSREDIDIDFICKPVLLDSQEQRDSLKALIEERDYKLVIIDPLIESYNAADENNANDMARVLRPIREIVQSTSCSCLVIHHTRKSEGISGEVIRGSSAILGAVDGAILLKEIRGQGKNISIETIIRDAESGELKEAELKGDLRWELKGKYPDIQKLTTNERIKNQLKSGKKGIRGISKSLGLEYEATKKALQTMVEEGVVIRLPQGKNRKAGNLYMLASQISQEKLPREKSNDSGKLYDKHELLGKLKVAVRNKRLRQRNSHSEHH is encoded by the coding sequence ATGCCTAAAAAAATAAAAAGCCCCAGCGCCAAACTGAGGCTTAAAAAAACTCACATTAAATTTATTTTATCACGAGTTAAGTCTAAAGAAAATAAGCTCGCAATTCAATTTGCGACTTTATTTAGGGGCAGAGAAGACGCATGGGGGAGACTCAGAGGAGGTTGCGTGAGAGAAGAGCTGAATAAATCTCATTATCTAAGACATCTAAACGGTGAAGAGTCGCTAGGTATCTACCCTGTACTTGATGACGGTAATTGTTATTTTGCGTTGTTTGACCTCGACTTCAGGTCTGACCCGAATGCGAAGAAACGAGCAAAAAAAGAGGCTCGAAGGTTATACATTAAATTATCACAGATTGGCTTTAAGCCTATGCTAGAGATTAGTAAATCGGGCCTAGTTCATGTGTGGGTATTATTTTCAGAACCTGTGCCAGCCAGAAAAGTCAGAGTGATTTTTCGGACCATAGCTAATATGCTTAATCTCCCTATTCGTGATGGCCACGTGGAAGTTTTTCCGAAGCAGGACTCAATAACACCACCGGGAGTAGGCCATTATATCAATTTACCCTACTTCGGAACTCTTACGCGGGAACCAGAAAATAGGGTTATGGTCGATTTTAAGTATTTTAGACCACTAGGCTTTGAAAAATATCTCAAAATCGCGAGGGAAAATAGAACATCCAGAGAAACTCTAGATAATGCCTATAATAAACTGGTGCCTAAGACATCACATACATGGGCAGACAGAAAAGAGATGATTATCGAAATCCTTTCGGGCAATTGGTCTGAAGGGCAAAGACAAAACTTAGCCCTGTATTTTGCCGGATTTGCACGAAAGCATAATATTAGCTGGGCTGATACAAGAGAAATAATTCTCGGCGCAGCTTCTAACTGCGGTGATGACGAAACTCGACAGAGATTGGACGCGATAAAAAGTACTTATAATAAAAAGTTGAAAGATGCCTCTATCAAAGGTTACACCGGACTACAAGAAATTCTATCGTCCGATAAATTGAAGGAGCTCACCGAGCTGGTAAAATCTCGACAATATACAAATTATGATTTAAAGCCGACTCCGTTACGAGATTTTATGGGGTACGAACCGCCGACAATCAGGTGGATAGTCGATAAAATGATTGTAGAGGGAAGTCTGGTGTTGCTCGTGGGCAAGCCGAAGCTCGGGAAATCCATCTTTGCGCTTAATATAGGCTTGTCAGTAGCGCAAGGAGAACTGTTTTTACAGAATGCGACAACCAGAGGAAAAGTCTTGTATCTGGCCTTAGAGGATAGACCCCGACTAATTAATAAGAGGCTCTGGCAGATACTACAGAGTCGAGAGGACATTGATATCGATTTTATATGTAAACCTGTATTGCTCGACTCACAAGAGCAGAGAGACAGCCTGAAAGCCCTTATAGAGGAGAGAGATTATAAACTTGTTATAATCGACCCTCTTATCGAGTCTTATAATGCAGCTGACGAAAACAACGCAAACGATATGGCTAGAGTGTTAAGACCTATCAGAGAAATCGTACAAAGTACGAGTTGCTCATGCCTTGTTATTCACCATACTCGAAAATCAGAAGGTATAAGTGGAGAAGTTATCCGAGGCTCGTCAGCTATCCTCGGTGCAGTTGACGGAGCGATATTGTTAAAAGAAATTCGTGGTCAGGGGAAAAATATATCTATAGAAACCATCATCAGGGACGCTGAATCCGGAGAATTGAAAGAGGCGGAATTGAAGGGGGACCTGAGGTGGGAGCTCAAAGGGAAATATCCGGATATACAGAAACTGACTACTAATGAAAGGATTAAAAATCAGCTGAAATCAGGTAAGAAAGGTATTAGAGGAATAAGTAAGTCCCTTGGCTTAGAATACGAAGCTACTAAAAAGGCATTACAAACCATGGTTGAAGAGGGAGTCGTAATACGACTTCCTCAAGGGAAAAACCGTAAGGCTGGTAATCTATACATGCTGGCATCACAAATTTCCCAAGAAAAACTCCCAAGAGAAAAAAGTAACGATTCAGGTAAGTTATACGACAAACACGAGCTCTTGGGAAAACTAAAAGTAGCGGTAAGAAATAAACGACTACGCCAGAGAAATAGTCATTCGGAGCATCATTGA
- a CDS encoding helix-turn-helix domain-containing protein, producing MKVGKINKLRTQRDIIKIIGLVINNKLHPASLSKEEQTLIIEFLRYEENFTIAKIAALLGLHRDTVRSRLKKIDEAMRARLIARGFDPWTVISELFRVKAVVQSKAAQMADWGLIWKTEMDTMDKLLKIGLIKEHEPDEILNGEEAEEYAHAKFDKKTLMNKLKEMREA from the coding sequence ATGAAAGTAGGGAAAATAAATAAGCTACGAACTCAACGAGATATAATAAAAATAATAGGTCTAGTTATCAATAATAAACTCCACCCTGCAAGTCTGTCGAAGGAAGAGCAGACGCTTATTATTGAATTCCTGCGTTATGAGGAAAACTTCACTATAGCCAAGATAGCGGCCCTATTAGGTCTTCACAGAGACACAGTACGGTCCCGATTGAAGAAAATAGACGAGGCTATGAGGGCCAGACTAATCGCAAGGGGCTTCGACCCCTGGACCGTGATTTCAGAGCTGTTTCGAGTAAAGGCAGTGGTACAGTCTAAAGCCGCACAAATGGCTGACTGGGGACTCATATGGAAAACTGAGATGGATACTATGGATAAGCTCTTGAAAATCGGTTTGATAAAAGAACATGAGCCGGACGAGATTTTAAACGGTGAAGAAGCCGAGGAATACGCACACGCCAAATTCGATAAAAAAACGCTCATGAACAAGCTTAAGGAAATGAGAGAGGCGTGA